The following nucleotide sequence is from Ammospiza nelsoni isolate bAmmNel1 chromosome 21, bAmmNel1.pri, whole genome shotgun sequence.
gctgcaggaggaaaacaagaGTACGTAAAATTCTGTCACTTCAGTGAAAACGGAAAACCCACCTCGACTTCCACATCAGCACCATCACCAGGAGCCTCTCACCTTCTGgtcagcacctgcagctgctcctgcaggtccCACAGAAAACAATACCATCCAAGGGAGTGGTTAACCCTCAGCGGGATCCCAAAGCACCCCGgcagtgcagagccaggaaacacagagctgatcctcccagcagccctgacacGGCTTTGACTCATCCACATCACCCACAAGAGACTTCCAGCACCCACACAGCGCGGGAACAGGTCAGTGTGTTGTGTGGGCTAAGCACGCAGTGAATAAACAGCTCCTCTTGGAAGTATCTGACTCAGCAGGACCACCAGAGAACAATTCTCAGCTGCTTAGGAACAgcctttctgaagaaaaataaactatCCACAAAACCCCATCACTTTCTGCCTCCTTTAGAAACATCACAAAATAATGGAGTTTCTATTTTCTCAGTTATCTACTTACAACAAAAATAGAACCTTGGAGAAAACACTCCTTTCACATATCAAGGGTCAAGTGCACCTAGAGGAAGAACCATTAAAATTTCAACTAAAATCCTGATGGAAATTGCTAGCCCTCGCTCTCAAACAGCTGCCAAACAGCCAAAAAGGACCTAGTTGAAAATTCTCATTTGCAAGCAACTTGCAGAAACCCACGTCAGCAGCAATTTCCCAAACAAGAACCTCACTCAGTGTCCCAGGCAGTTATTACATCAAAGTGCTGTGGAAGGGAAACACACTTATAGATATTCAATGTTCAATTTCAAGCGTGGATGTAAAAGAAACTGACGAAGAGTACAAGAGAAAATGCCATCAGAAATGGCCGCAGGAAGTGCTGAAAGCCAACCTgctttataaatataaaagagCTCTGTAATATGAGCACTAGGATAAAATAGGGAATTTAAATTATGCATTTATCCAGGAGCAAATTGCATCTCTCCACTGTACAGGCAGCAGGTCAACGGTCACCAAGACAACCCATTTGCTCTTCATCCTCTACTCAGGATCTTCATCATCCTGAAGCTTTTTCCTTCAGCCCTGAGCACTGTGTGCTGATTTCTCCTTCCACAACTATCAAACACCTGTGCTTCCCAATGCTCCAGTCTTGCCATCCTCCACCCCATCATTCTGGGGTTCTCCCTCCTAAGAAGTCTGCAGACTTACAGAGCTCAGCCCCAAACACGTGCAGGGCTTGGTTCTCACCACAGCCAAGGTCTGTTTAACTCAACTCAGTCATTTTAATCCACTCCTTGGCACACAGTATCAACACGAAAACAAATAGAATGATGAAATATTAAATGTAACTTCTGAAGATCTCCTAATCATGTAGAAGTGTTCTAAGTGTCATGCTTCCCTTCTTGTTGGGGAACCTGATCAACAAGAATTCCCCAAACCAGCAAATGCAACGTAAACCGAACAAGCGTCGGGAGGTACCACTGCTTGTTGGGAGCAAGTAAAGGCCAAACTATTAAATATTTATCCCTTTCCACAGAGCTCCTGGTTTATTTATAAGTCCCggctgaaaaaaataaaaataaacaatcaAGCAAAACCCCCTCAGCTGATTAGAGGGCACGGGAAGAGGAGCTGGTCCAAAGcaagccctggcagcacagccccgtgCGTGTACTCAGATCCACCACAATTCACTCCAGGATTCAAACCCCTCCACCAATGGGGACTGATGAGTGAAGTGCTTGTTTGGAGCTGCAGAATTGCCCAGAGCAATCAGGGAAAGCAGCTGGCTCTGGCGGCTGAGGGAGCCAGCGCAGGGACGGTGCTGGGCGAGAGCGCCCTGGGCACGCTGCACAAACACAATGAAGGGAAGGGAACAAAGTGATCACCCTGCAACGGACCTCTGAAAGCAGCACCAGAAATCTGTACAGTCCTACTAAATCAGTGTTTTAAATATGGAGCTTAAAAGGAACACCAAGCCCCAAACCAACCAAGCAACAGCTTCAGCCAAAACGCAGGAGCGGGGAGCAAAAACTCCTTTTCTGAATGGAGACTTCACTGTAACAGCTCCAAACCACACAGAATGCTTTCCCATCCACAAGTGCATTTTTAAACCCCTTAACTCCCAAGCAGTACAACTCCATCGATGCAACAGATTGTCAGAGTATTTTTGAATGGCAGAAATGCACAAAAATTGAAGTGAAATCAGGCAAAGAACCCACACAGACAGAACAGAACTTTTCCTCTACCTCAAGACTTTTTCCTCAAAGAAACCAAAATACTATCAATGGGCAATGGCGATTTGTAAATCCTTTTATTTCTCAGAACCTTTATTTCTGAAACTGACAACAATTTCTGAAACTGACAACAACGACAACACTCCCAGTAACACTGACAAAACCATGGGATTCGGATTTCCAAGACAACTCATTGAGCTTAATTGTGAAATGCAAAATTTCTTCAGCTTCCCTGGAAGTAGGACAAGAGACAAATAGCAGACAAGAACCTACATTGGAAAAAACACATTACTAGAGTCTTCAAAGGTGGTGAAATCCAGTTTTCCAACCTTTCCAGAAACACAGCAACATctcttttaacattttttttttccctcctgacaGGATTCCTCAGTCCTCCCTGTGGCCAAGGTGCCCTTTGTGAGGAGGGGAAGCGGGAAGTCCCCAGGGAGGCTGGGTCCCAGGaggacacagacagacagaccagCAGTGACAGAACATTTACTGTGGCAGCACCAAGCGGGGCTGGCAgaacccccaaatccttcccACTCCAACATCTGagatggcagctgcagagcctgacAGCAAGGGGGGCGCAACTGCCCAAGCCTGGGCCCCCAAAACGTAAATAAATCGCAGCAAAATGCAGAGATACCGTGGCTGCATTCCCAACAACACACCTGGGACCTCCCCATCCAGGACCCCACATCCCGCCTGGGCCTCCGATGTTCCATCCGGGATCACAGGTACTACACCCGAGACCCGCACACCCCACCCAGGACCCCACAAAGCCCACTTGACAACCCACGAACCCCACCTGGGACCCCCACCCAACATCCCACGAACCTCACCTGAGACCCCCTGCACCACACCTGCGAGCCCCACACCCCAGCCAGGATGTGCCACACCTGAGACCCCACAGACCCTACCTGGGACCCCCAGAGGCCAGCCAGAAACCCCGCACAGCCCACCTGGGCCCTGACACCGCACCTGCCCTCCGAGCCGCCACCCCAGCCCGACCATCGCCCCCATCTCCGTCCGCCCCTCCCCGCGTCCCCTCCATTCCCCATCACCGCCCTTCCCTCTTTGTCCGCTCCCTCTCCGCAGCCCCTCGCCCGCTGCTCCCGGTCACACCGACCTGGCGGCCCCGGCCgctccgccgcccgccccgccggcgcCCCCCGCGCCGGGCCCGGGCCGCAGCGCCATCTTCGCGCTCGGCCCCGCCGTCTGTcagcggagcggcggcggcggcttccggggccggcccgggcaggcaccgcccccggccccgccgctccccggctCCTCGGTTCCTCCGGTGCACAGCCCCAGAGAGCCACGGCTCCTCGGTTCCTCCGGtgcacagagccacagagccGCGGCTCCTCGGTTCCGCCGTTCCACAGAGCCGCAGCTCTACAGAGCCACGGCCCCTCTGTTCTTCCGTTCCACAAAGCCACGGCCCCTCGGTTCCTCCGTTACACAGAGCCACGGTCTCTCGGTTCTTTCGTTCCACAGAGCCACATCCTCTCGGTTCTTTCGttccacagccccacagctcctccgTGTCTCAGCCCCAGAGAAGCGTAGACCTACATCCCCTCGATTCCATAGGcccacatccccacatcccctcaGTTCCACAGCCCCACGATCCCGCAGCTCCCCGCTTCCACACCCACAGAGCCCCTCGgttccccacagcccctcaaTTCCCCTGCTCCACCGACCCAAAGCCCCGTGGGTTCTCGATTTCACAGCCCCACAATTCTTTGGTTCCTCACTCCCACATCCCCTCGGTTCCTCAGCCCCACATGCCCCCGGGAACGGCCTGGATGGGATGAGTGGCCCCGGCTGCCCCCGGGGAGCGCCGGTTTCCAGCATCCAAACCACCGCTTTTCcgtaaaaaggaaaataaagggcTGCCTTTCTGCCCGACCTCTCGCAGGGGTCATTTGGGGACGTGCGACAAGAGCCTGaaaatgacaggacaaggggcaatggaTTCACAGCGACAGAGGGAGGGTTAGATGGATATTGGGAATAAATTCCTCCCcgtgagggtgctgaggccctgccacagggggctgtgcctgccccatccAAACCAGATTAAACCAAGACAATCCTGTccagaaattcttcctgaaagTATCGCAGTTGCAAAGAAGCCATTCCTGCCTGACTGGAATTCTGATGACAAAAGCAGGGTGGGCTGAGAACACGCTGGGCAGATGAAGACAGGGAAAATACACAGAGCTGGGCCTTTTTTGCCTGCAGACTTGTTCCACTGAggctgcacaaacacacaggTCTCTGAATTAGCATTTTATGACCTTGTTTATTCTAGTTTCAGGCTCAGTTATAAAACCATACAAAATTAATGGCATGTATtagtttatttcaaaataattttatagaagAAAAACAGTAGGAAGAGCAAGGCTTTACTTTCACATACAAGTGGGTTTGTTTAGGCTTTTTTGAAGTGTCCGGGGAAGTCTCTGACAGTTGCATTTATCAAGATAAACCTAATGGTAAacattgtggggtttttgtctCTGAATCTCCTGGAAGTGTCTAAAAAATGTATTAGGGGTGATCTGAACACAAACAATATTTTCAATGAGCAGTACAAAACTGTGTGAAAGTAACACAAGCTGATGCTGGTTTTGAACTACTCTCAGAAATACAGAGCATTCACTGCACGAGCACATGCTCCAGCTTCTATAAGAAGCATCCAGGAATTCTCTTCTGGCATTGCAGTAGAGACTTTCTAGCATGTAAACCTCCACCCCCACCCCAAAGGAAGCATGAGAAATGTTCTTCTCCCTTCACCATCACTGCCATCTTCATTCTTCTGTTCCAGCACAGAGGTGTCAGCCCCAGCTCACCAGCCTGAATTCAGCTTTCTGCAACAGTCTGTAATTTACTGCCATTTTTGTCTTCTTTacctttcttctttcccttaGTATTTTCCTTTGTGGTTTTCCTACAAGAAACACATCTGAGATCAGACACCCGAACATAACCGGTGGTTTAAATTCAGGCTGCTGTCACCTGACACATGCCACCACACAAGGCAAAATGTTGTCATTAATCCAAGCTCCAGCAGAAAGATTCTGACACTAAAACTTCATCACTAAAATCATTATGACTGGGTGGTTCATCCAAATAAGATATCTATTTCTCTGCTTAAATTTTCTGGGCTGTTTCTTGACAAAAAGCAACTCCTACCTCCTCTTCAGCAAAAGCtacttacatttttcttttgtcttttttcaaGAAGCACTTTGGGGTGGTACAAATGGATTCTCTTGTCAAAGGTTTCTTAAtgaatttcttcttttgtttgctGAGAACAACGTATAGTGAAGAAAGATTAAATTACTAGGGTTTCTAGTTCTAGAAACTTCCATAAGTCATTAAAAAGCACTGATTAAAAAACTGATTAAGTGCTGAAATGAACATACCTCTGCAGTTTGGGCAAATGTTTTATGTATTCTGGCACAGGACAGCCAGCTCGCTGGATAACGTTGGCAATGCTGGAAAGGACAGGAGGGAAGAGATCAACTCCAGTGCTTGGAAAagtgataaatattttttgtggaaaacagcaaaccaaacaaactgGCTGGTTTGTTGTTGATCTTTtcttttgtggtgttttttttacaaagcaagaaataaagacattattAATCCAGACATATTACCTGCGTAATAAAGGTTTATCATCTTCTGTGAAGAAAGTGACTGCCTTtcctctgtgtcctgctcttCCAGTACGACCTGCCAAGCACACATTTTGCAGAGTAGAGATTTTACTTCAGACATGTCCTTTCATTcctcctcacagccccagcctcctccccagcacagctatGTCTGAAAAATCTCAATAAGGTTCACAGGGTGCTGACAAAAACAAGAGCATCTACATTAAAGACCtgagaaatggggaaaaggaggTGCTTTGTGAGCCATGCCTCACCTATCCTGTGGATGTATTCCACTGCACTGGTTGGTAAATCATAATTGATGACCATGTTCACACCTTTGAAGTCCATCCCTCGAGCCAGTAACGCAGAGCAGATGAGCACCCAGATCTTCCCAGCTCTGAAACTCTGCACTACTTTGTCTCTCTAGGAAAAGAACAGACAAGATAATTGGAAACAGTTCCAATAGCAAATTGAGAAAGGAGGTGAACTTGTTTCCTTAAAGTTGTCACGATGTTAAGGAATAAAACTAAACCTCTGAACAAAATCCTGCAGGAATTTGCTAAATTTTTCTAATGCAtttcttgaaaagaaataaaatcctcCTACCTGTTGCTGAGTCTTGTCTGCATGGATGACATCCACATTGATGCCTTCATAAATCAGCTCATGGAAAAGCTCTTTAGCCCTCTCAATAGACTGTACAAAAACAAGGACTGGAGGAGCAAAACCCTGCAAAAGAGTAAGTTTATCTCAGGTTCCAAAATCCTCTTCTTTGCAGAAACTGAGACACAGCACATTTGGGCAATGGTTTAACATGTGTCACAGAGAAGTGTTTGACCTGGGAAATTGGGAGTCTCTGACAGACCACAGCTCAGTTGAGGAAGAGAAAGATGTTCAGTCTCTCCAAAATACCTTTTTAACAAGCTCTCTCATTGCTGTTAGCTTTCCTGTCTCAGATCCAACAAACAGCAGCTCTTGTTCTACTGTCTCTGCTGCAGAGTTTCTGAAACCAGAAATCCAACACAAACACTTTagtatttttatatacattaaCAAAAACTTATATATTAGTAAATATATATAGCATATATAACCCCCACAAAAATATAAGCTGGTGGATGAGAAATGCTGCACATTAAAAGCAGTGCATGCTCCTAACATTGATGTTTATTTGATGATAATAATTGTAATtggcaaaggaaaagaacacTTTATTCAACACAAGAGAAATATCTCAGTGCCTACACAATTTTCACTGAGACAAACAACCTGCAGTGCTGACTAAGAGCAGCCACAAAATCAAGCAGGCTGATGATGCAGAGAAAACAATTTCCCGTGAAacttttttagaaaaagaagcagACAATACCTACCTTGCCCCAACAGACACCAGCACCAGGTTGTCCAGGTTGAGCTTACACCACTCCTCCACATCATGGGCAAAGGTGGCGCTGAACAGGGCCCTCCTGGCCAGGTGGGAGGTGCATGCCAGGAAGATtgtgcccagctgctccctgaatCCTGACTTGCCATCCTCAAACAGCTTGTCTGACTCATCCACCACCAGCCACTCCACACTGGGAACAAGAGGTTTGGTTTTCAGGAGAGCCACTCCTGAGAGGCAAAGCACACTGAAAACACTCTCCTACCTGCTCAAGTCTATGGCTGGAGGATCTTCTTTCAGCAGATAAATCAGTCTGTTGGGAGTAGTAACCAGTATatctattaaaagaaaagaagcaaaatgtcaaaaaagacacaaaataaaCCCAACAATCAGAGCATCAGATCCAACCCAATGTGCCAGAGGTACAGTTTAGCAGAGTCCATGTCCTCTcacttcccttttcctccctgccactTTTTAACCACCTCTTTAAAACCACACAGCCCAAAGAGAAAGGCCAGtgacaatttttcatttttagaagcACTTCAGTCATTAGAAGAGTTACCAAATTTTTTGGAAGACTTGGGCCCAAACTTCTTGGCTGCCTCGGCTGCCTTGTGGATCATGTGGATTCTGAAGCCTGTGCCTTCTGCCAGCTTCACCAGCTCCCGGTGGGtctgcaaaggcagcagagatTGGGTGTCCAAACTGAGCTGATGAGCTTTTCTAACCAAAAATCTGCTGCCCATCGTGGAGTCACGGAATGCTTTGGGacattaaagcccatccagttccccctgccatggcagggacacctcccactgtcccaggtgctcccagccctgtccagcctggccttgggcactgccagggatccaggggcagccacagctgctctgggcaccctaaTCCTGAACCTAGAGCTTCAAACCTCACCCTGATCTCAGAGTTAAGAGAAATCTCTGATTTCCTTAGCACAATAAAATGTAGCTCTCTAACAGGCATTATTCACATCACTACCACATGTGGCTCCCTCTGTCACATGAATAAAAACTGCACAAAGGTGGCATTTTTATATCATTTATCAACACAGCTGTGTTATAGTTATCCCTTGAAATTCCAAGTTTGGGACAAACAGATAAATCTCTCAGAGCAATCTCAAGTAGGAAAGGAGGTTTTAAGAGCACCTGAGCATGGGGCAGTTTAAAATATGATCAAAGAATCCTGAGCCCCTAATCTAATCACTGAGATTAGACCCAGATAATAGATATGTACCTACTCCACAGAAGTCAAAAGACTtgaaagaaacatttaaatTGGCTTTCCCTGATATGTGAGGgcaataaaggaaaaaaacatttactgAGCTGCTGTTTTGCTGATGCAGAGTGACAACACTGCAGCCCGTCAGGGTGAGACCCCTCAGCACACACCTGGCTGGCAAGTTCTCGGGTGGGAGATATGATCAGAGCCCTGAATCCTTtgttcctgggctgcttcagGTGTGTTAAGAGAGGGATACAAAATGCCAGTGTTTTCCCAGACCCTGTAGGAGCTGAAGCCAGAAGCTCCCGACCctgtaagaaaaaaaccaaacttatatttcagcaagggaaaaaaagaaaaaagaggaaaaattccaTTCCCATAAACATCGATGCCGCAAACTGACCCAAGATACCTCAGGCAAACTGAAAAAGCCAAGTTCTCAGCTGGATGAAGCTGATCCAGCTGTGACAGTGCCACGAGGCAGCCCCGGCCCAGGTTCTGTGGgacccctgacacccagagcacTCACGTGCAGCATGACAGGGATTGCCTGCATCTGGATGGCTGTGGGGACGTGGAAGCCTGCAGCATGGATGTTCTCCAGGATCTTAGGGTGCACTTTGTACTCCTCCTGAAGCTGCTCAAAGGTGGCAATGGGGTCAGGGAGATCTGTCCCCTGGATGCTGatcctgtgctggtgcctgaaGCGATTGATCTGTGAGGCAAAACACAAACTCCTTTTTAATTTGCACCCCAAAACTCACCACATAAGGATTCCTCCCCTGGCTTTTTCCTCCACCCTCCTCCAGTGAGGAATCACCATAAATAAACCCCAATTTGGATTAAACACCCACAGAACACCAGGCAGCTCTTGTTGCACCAGAATCCCCTGGTCCCACCTTTTCTCTCCTCAAGCGTTCAAGCTTCTCTGCAGTAggctttttgtcttttgcatCTTCAATTTTTGCTTCCAGAGAGGACATCCACTTTATTCCGTTGTTTTCTGACAGCTCTGGCATTGATACTGCTCCTGGAAGTTGCAAACAAATTGAAATTTCCTTTAGTAAAATACAGACAGACATTActtggagacaaaaaaaaaaatctcagagcCTTTTTTCTGTCATTCTCAAGAACATTAATGCAGACTCCAGAGGGATGGCAACCACACCCCAGCTCTCAGCACTGAATCTTGGCCAGTAATGATATCAGCTCTGAGCCAGGCCAGCCAAGGAACCCAGAACTGCATGggcttcaaggtcccttccaccctaacccatcctgggattctgatGGTTCTGCCAGGGAtacacgtgtgtgtgtgtgtgcacagataCCTcgtgcctttttctttttcctgttcccTTCGCCGTTTTCTGCcgttcttttcctctttccatcGTTCTTGCCCGCTCCatctttctgctgcttcacCTCCTCTTCAGCCCCTGCGAACCCCCTGCCCTCCTCGGCAGCTCCCTGAGGGGCTCCCTCCTTGCTCCCGAAGAAGTCGAGGCTCTCCAGCGAGACGCTGCCGCGGTTCCCTTTAACCACCTGCGGGAGAACAGGAGAAGGGTGAGACGCCACGGCCGGGCCCCGCTCCTCAGCGCCGCGCCCGGTGGGAACGGGGCTCCGGAGCCTGCCCCGCGCACGGGCCGGCGCCCGAGCGCTCCCCTCGGTGTCCCCGCACCCCGAAGCGCCGCGCGTCGAGCCCGAAGCGCCGCACGTCGAAGCGAGCGCCGGCTCCGAGGCGGCGGAACAGCTCGCGGGTCTCCATgccgccccgctcccggcaGCCCCCGCGCCGCCGGAACCGGGAGCACTTCCGGCCGCTGCCATGGCAACCGCCCCGGGCGGCATGGCGGCCCGTTACCACGGCAACGGCAACGGCAACGGCGCGGGCAGGCTTCGCTAGGCCGCGGCGACATGGGAGAACTATCGCGACAGCACGGGGGCGACAAGGGAGAATTCCTTCCCCCGGTGcctccgcccggccccgcctgcAGCCcggcagggagcagaggagggtGCGGGTGCTGCCCCGTGCACACCCACTTTGCTAATCCTTGATTTATACAATCCCGCCTCGCAAACTGCCCGAGGAAAGCAATGCTtgaggctgtggcaggagcaaCCTGGCAACTGGCTGAGCTCCTCAGGGCATTCAAGAAAGTTTGCCCAGATTAAGAtcagaatttatttaattaatggATTTATTCATTATGATAAGCTGTGAGGTCCAATAATGCAGGTAAATCTAGTGCTCTCTATCAGATCAAAGAATACAGATTTTTCCTGGTTGTTcatgaaggaaaacaaacagaaatttaattagcaacagcagaaattatttaatgtaaTAAAAGTCTTGAGGGCTAAAGGTTTATGTTGCTGAAATCCAAGAGCTCTAAGACATATAGGCTGTTCCTTCTGGAACATTCACTACTTTAATAACAAAGCTTGAGATGAAAAATTGGGTAAACCTGATCCTCCCCTCTGCCATTCTCTGCCTGATTTATATCcccttttctttgccagaccTTTAACTTCCCAGCACACGGGTggaagcagagccaggggcCTGGGTGCAGAGCCCCACAGCGGTGACATTTCCCTTTcttgtgtccccagctgtgcatTTCCAGTGAATAAAGAGCCAGCTCTGCATCCTGGGTGCAGTTCCCAGGCCGgggctcctgctctctgctggttGCTGCGAGAGGATGGGCAAGAATGTGGAGGCATTTGTGTAACAAAGAACCATAAATCATCTCCAGTATCCATCACCCACcaagggatgctgctggcagatCCAGGAGTGAGGAAATGGAATATTCTCCCTGTGGGTCAGCTGGGAAATCCTTCTGTGTGAGGGTGAGGAGCTTCCCAGGGCCGAGAGCCCTGGGCAGTCactgggctgtgccccaggcatGGAGCTCAAATAAAATGCCATCAGATGGCAAAGCAGATCAGGTGAGAGCATTTATTCCACCGTGTGCGCAGCCAGGTCCGAGTCCCTGCAGCCGTGGGCTCCTGCAGAAATCCAGCATCTGTTGGCCTTGTAAAAGGaggtaaaaatatttcaacagtGCCAGAGAAGAACAACATGAAATGATGAGGACCCAGCTGCTGGTGTACCTTTTCCCTGTCGTACACAGGTGACCCTGGACAGACCATGTAGACATGAGTCCTTGTGCTTTGTGGTGGAGACACAGACTCAGACAGGTGTGTGTCCATCTGTCCCATGGGTgtgaggcagggacacaggacagtgTGCCcccatgccctgccctgctccatcacCCTCCCTGCATGCCCACGAGAGTCAGTTTGTGtggcagggatgcaggacagtgtgccctgtgctccatcACCCTCCCTGCATGCCCACGAGAGTCAGTTTGTGtggcagggatgcaggacagtgtgccctgtgctccatcACCCTCCCTGCATGCCCACGAGAGTCAGTTTGTGtggcagggatgcaggacagtgtgccctgtgctccatcACCCTCCCTGCATGCCCACGAGAGTCAATTAGCCCGGCTGAGCACACTGCTGACCTCTGGCCCCTGCTGTGTGCCCCGATGCATTCGCAGgcccccagccctcagctctcAGTATGAATTGATGTAGCATCCATTCTCTTGCAGCACAGAAACATGCGTCCCCATT
It contains:
- the DDX52 gene encoding probable ATP-dependent RNA helicase DDX52 — its product is METRELFRRLGAGARFDVRRFGLDARRFGVVKGNRGSVSLESLDFFGSKEGAPQGAAEEGRGFAGAEEEVKQQKDGAGKNDGKRKRTAENGEGNRKKKKARGAVSMPELSENNGIKWMSSLEAKIEDAKDKKPTAEKLERLRREKINRFRHQHRISIQGTDLPDPIATFEQLQEEYKVHPKILENIHAAGFHVPTAIQMQAIPVMLHGRELLASAPTGSGKTLAFCIPLLTHLKQPRNKGFRALIISPTRELASQTHRELVKLAEGTGFRIHMIHKAAEAAKKFGPKSSKKFDILVTTPNRLIYLLKEDPPAIDLSSVEWLVVDESDKLFEDGKSGFREQLGTIFLACTSHLARRALFSATFAHDVEEWCKLNLDNLVLVSVGARNSAAETVEQELLFVGSETGKLTAMRELVKKGFAPPVLVFVQSIERAKELFHELIYEGINVDVIHADKTQQQRDKVVQSFRAGKIWVLICSALLARGMDFKGVNMVINYDLPTSAVEYIHRIGRTGRAGHRGKAVTFFTEDDKPLLRSIANVIQRAGCPVPEYIKHLPKLQSKQKKKFIKKPLTRESICTTPKCFLKKDKRKMKTTKENTKGKKKGKEDKNGSKLQTVAES